In Sphingobacterium sp. PCS056, the following proteins share a genomic window:
- a CDS encoding DEAD/DEAH box helicase, with product MEDLGYLTAKEIQVKSMSRILGGQDIIAIGPEGSGKTTTYVLSVLSGLKFNVPDAPKVLILAPDQERVQAILDQFYLISKNKDLSIIGLRAGGSMEQEIEKLVAGVEIVVSTPNRARAVYLKLGLNLNLIHTLIIDDAEEVIKNGMITPVKELVQSCKKCQHLIFSTVEHEKLHQMIDSFMVTPALIEVEELAAEKLNVHDLFLYQVPNFTTKINLLNSLMLDNEVFDKVIIFVNSKLTAQKLGKSLHRKYNEEILIFNPLFFEDKNIHDINLFKQDNAHRILIVANEGTEELDLSGIPYIFHFEIPEHNDTLIQRIIKSGDEEQLAFTLATDLELPEIKKIEQIVGQKMEVLDLPEKLSIYSAKKENPTLIDEGTNDNRGGAFHQKKESNSKTYNYGAGKKAKMTMKKKKG from the coding sequence ATGGAAGATCTGGGTTATTTAACGGCAAAGGAAATACAGGTAAAATCGATGTCACGGATATTAGGAGGTCAAGATATCATTGCTATCGGTCCTGAAGGTTCAGGAAAAACGACAACTTACGTACTCAGTGTACTTTCTGGACTTAAATTTAATGTTCCTGATGCGCCCAAAGTTTTAATTTTGGCACCTGATCAAGAACGCGTTCAGGCTATTCTAGATCAATTCTATTTGATCAGTAAAAATAAAGACCTCAGTATTATAGGCTTGCGCGCAGGTGGAAGTATGGAACAGGAGATTGAAAAGCTGGTAGCAGGTGTTGAAATCGTTGTTTCCACACCCAATAGAGCAAGAGCTGTTTACCTCAAACTAGGCTTAAATCTCAATTTAATCCATACCCTGATTATCGATGATGCCGAAGAGGTTATAAAGAATGGAATGATCACCCCTGTCAAAGAACTTGTACAAAGCTGTAAAAAATGTCAACATCTAATTTTCAGTACTGTAGAGCACGAAAAATTACATCAGATGATCGATAGTTTTATGGTTACTCCTGCCCTAATTGAAGTAGAGGAACTGGCAGCAGAAAAACTTAACGTTCATGACTTGTTTCTTTATCAAGTACCCAATTTCACTACTAAAATCAATCTTCTCAATAGCTTGATGTTAGATAATGAAGTATTTGATAAAGTCATCATTTTTGTCAACAGTAAACTTACTGCCCAAAAGCTAGGAAAAAGCTTGCACCGCAAGTACAATGAAGAAATTCTGATTTTCAACCCCCTATTTTTTGAAGATAAAAACATTCATGATATCAATCTATTCAAACAAGATAACGCACATCGGATCTTAATCGTTGCAAATGAAGGAACTGAAGAATTAGACTTATCAGGTATACCTTATATCTTTCATTTTGAAATACCTGAGCATAACGATACCCTGATCCAACGTATTATCAAATCTGGTGATGAAGAACAATTGGCGTTTACCCTCGCAACTGATTTGGAATTGCCTGAAATCAAGAAAATTGAACAAATTGTAGGTCAAAAAATGGAAGTACTTGATTTGCCTGAAAAATTATCAATTTATAGTGCAAAAAAAGAAAATCCTACACTGATCGATGAAGGAACCAATGACAATCGTGGCGGAGCCTTCCATCAAAAGAAAGAAAGCAATAGTAAGACCTATAATTATGGCGCTGGCAAAAAAGCTAAAATGACCATGAAAAAGAAAAAAGGTTAA